The DNA region TTGGCTATCCAAAATGGCCAAGAAAGTATGTGGAATGCTTCTACGATTATTTTAATGTTACTTGCTACTTTTGATTTTAGCGTTTCTTTTCGCTTCATGTTACTTAGACGAAAAATAAAGCAAATAAAGAAAAACAAAAGCACGTAATTTACGTGCTTATTTTTTTTCACAAATAACAATTAAAAATTGCGGTTTTGTCATTAGCTTTTCATATGTTTGCTTATGTAATTGTATTAATTGCTCAATCGGCTGTGGTTCAATGATCTTTTCTATTGAAAAATACCGAGAAGGGCTA from Lottiidibacillus patelloidae includes:
- a CDS encoding YdiK family protein, which translates into the protein MRTSSPAFMALLYFSLGVLFTYLAIQNGQESMWNASTIILMLLATFDFSVSFRFMLLRRKIKQIKKNKST